The genomic window ggattcaatcacttccaaagtgccaaaattgtcaatctgaaaacgtcttttggaagctgacaccttccaccatctcactggcgagtttgtttggtgagatgtagtcgttaacgcaagttagaaagcgatttgtcgggaaatggctgatacgaatctgagtttcaatgcgattcacgtggttcgattggtcggggtgtttaCTAGAGCGGTAACAACGGAAGAGGTTTCTTTGGTCCTTCAGTGGCATTTCTCAGCACTATTGCACGatacatcaggtacatgtaagtgcgTCGATGACGGTTAGACCGGCAGGCGTTTCAGTCAACCACCAtatgtgtggatggcgttcagcaccaagaacaggtgtatttatctgtgtgtgggtggtgttcagcactaaaggactggtgtgtttacctgtgtgtggatggtgttcagcaccaaggacaggtgtgtttacctgtgtgtggatggtgttcagcaccaaggacaggtgtgtttacctgtgtgtggatggtgttcggcaccagggacaggtgtgtttacctgtgtgtgggtggtgttcagcactaacggactggtgtgtttacctgtgtgtggatggtgttcagcacaaaggacaggtgtgtttacctgtgtgttcagcaccagggacaggtgtgttcatttgtgtgtggatggtgttcggcaccagggacaggggtgtTTGCCTGTGTGCCTCCAGGAGATGACTAAGTATAcgaaaattactcaagcaacaggatacgttttgtaaacggtcagacgtttcagacagcatccgctgtctttcatcagtggcatgtacatgtaaggtgcaCATGTAAAGTTATACGTAAAGCGGCCAACCTCAGACTGAAGCGAAGCGTAAAGTGTTTTCGATAGCGAAGCACTGTAGTGCCGCTTCGTCACGGCACGCGTTTTTCACACCGagtacccctactcttctcaataagtgtgttgggttcttctaTATGCGGAGGTTTGACACCTGAGGCTTACACCTAAAGTTAGAccgtgtacatgtacgtatacagtACAAAGCATGCGCAACTTACCGTCACGCCCCCTGCCAATGCAATACCGCCACCGAAGATGAAGGGCACGAACCAAGGCATCCTGTCGCTGAAGCTGCGCCAGTCCAGCAGCGCAGGAACCGGCCCTGTCCTCTCATCTGAACATCAAGCGATAAAGTATGATATCAACTTTATTGACAGGAGCTTTCGTCAGGTATTCAACAACTATAGATACAGAAAGCGAAATGATTTTAACATGGTAATTACAGGGTATATCAATATCACCTATCACCTACTGTGCATGATCGAGGTCTGGTAACTACTGAATGACGAATGTATGTCCAGTCAACATCATGAATACGTTTAGGAAGCCACCTATAGACATGCATTGTGACGATAGATCCCAGAGGAAGACACGTTTGACCACTGTTCGGGTTTCAGCAACTGGCTTTCATTGTGGTATATATGATGTTTTGTTCCAAGTTTTAAAGATTACCACCTACCGTCCGAAGGGCGACAACACATGAACCGTGGTCTCTCCGATGGGAAGAAAAAGAGCGCGAACGCTACAGTGATGCACACGGCTCCATCAGTGAAATACCTGGAACATCAACATTAGCGATAGGTTTCCGTTACATGATACTCTCAAATTCAATCTGAGGACAGCATTTCACACTTGAGAATACCAGCAGTTGCCGTGGGCGTGGCGACTCTCGGAGGGCGTCTTTTGCGTGCGCACGCAGTGTCAAGTGTAAAACCATGGCCACCTAAGAAAAATGTACTTCAAGCACAAGGCGTCCTATAAGAGTCGCAACGGCCATCCAAATAGCACAACCGAACTCAGGCGCCCTGCCAACAAAGGCAGTCTTGGCACGACAAGAAGATTCTCAGCcgcaaaaaaagacaaagtcgTAGACCTCCCAAGGAGGCTGGTATTTACCCTGGCACAAAGAAGTACGTCCATCCCGCCGGCCGGCCGCTCTCCAGTGAGATGAACCTGAGATCTCTGAAGAACCACAGCAGGACCATCAGCGCGAAGTGGAACAGAGAAGCGCCTTCCGCAAATCTGGACAAACAGCGATTTACGTCTATTGGTCATCTTCACAAAACACCCCATATCTACATATTACATCAAACATATTGCCAAAATGTTAACAATGATTAAAAtacaatgatacatatgttaacCCCAATCTCAAGTTTCTATTAGTAAACTTGCTGAACTCTTATCGCCATTTACGACCCCTCTCCTCTGTTGGAAAACTCTCAGGTGTTTGATGGTAAGTATCACCatgatttcagcaccaaggacaggcaaaCATGAAAGGAACTTCTCATGAGTTTACCAGTAAGGGGGGTTCCTGACAAGCTTAAACGGCAGCTGTACGTACGTCATTGGCCCCAGTTCTGCATAGGCCTTTGTGATGGCGTCCTGTCTGCGGGATCGGCTCCTCCCCTGGCAGCAAGAGCAGCCACCAGTGCAGAGGCTGGAATAGGACAGAATCATGTGTTGTTTCAGATTTCAGTACCTGAGGTAAAAGAGACTTGTAATATAACTGACCCTTGTTTGGAGTTTCGAGTTATGGACAAATGAGCCTGTTTGATTTtgagaagtgttttttttttcataaacgaAAATTTAATGACCATATGCATCTAGAGGATTAGGCTCCCAGGGACTACCCTTTAATGTGAGGGCTGTTAATCTATTATCAAGTCTTTCCATTCAAATCTTTTGGAAACTACATCGTGACATGTTGACCATTAACTATCCACATCTTGCAACACTTGACTTGCTTACCTGCAACCGAAGTACATGAAACTGAGGCAGAGCCAGGCAAGTACGAGGCAAAGCACCATGGTCGGGAAACCGAAGAAGAACCAGGTAGCGAAGTCAATACCGGGGCCGTCAGGGAATTGTCTGAAACCAATGTGAGAAAGCTAGGGTTAAACATCATTCAATGCCATCAATGCGTGGAGTTGCTGACAGAACAGCAAAAAGTTTGTACTGGAAAGGGgtttttttgtgtcttttcagAAGACAATCAGATAAGACTTTATTTCTTTTGGGTTTTCATTCAGATTGTGGTATGGATCGCTTATTCACAGGACTGTGTAAAAATGTTTTCCTATCAGCGAGAAACGTCATATGTTATGATGTAATCCTTGTTTTCGTTTccatcccgtgtttgaggatagACACGCCTGAAGAACCCACCGTACTTATCAACGGAGTCAAGAGTCCATCCGGATGTGAATGTATAAAACCTATCAATCTTCGGTTTACCGGTCatgcgaacaaacaaacaaacaaacaaacaaacaaacaaacgaacaaacaagacGCAGATTGCGCAACTCACGCGTCCATTTCCCTGGCGCAGACGAGGTTTGGGCTGGTGCCGGTGAGGCTGGCGATCCCGCCGATGTTGGCGGCCTGACAGACGCACAGGAGGAGCCCCTTGTCTCTCCGGTCACGGCGTCTTCTCGTTTTCTCGTCCACGACTGCCGGCTCCTGGATGCAACAGACCCATTCAGACCCACGAAATCTACTTGCATCACATACGTCATCTCCGTCAACGATCGTGTTTTCAAATGTGTGCATGTAATTATAAGCACAAATTACGTTCTCGAATGTTGACAGGACGTCTGGTGAGATACGTAGTCTCACATTCACAGACGACTTCacactttttaaaacatttccgTGTACGTGTATCAATATAGATATTGAGACATATTTCTATGAATAGTATCTTGTACCTAAATATATATACCTTGTTTTCCACAATCACTTCTACAGAACTAGCCGCCGTATCGTCGATAGGAGTCGTGCGTCGACGTCTGGATTCATAGGGGAAGATCAGTTAGATTACAGGAGACATTTACAAAGTAAGGGACTTACAAATCAGGACTGTATCTACAGAAAGATCTACTAAGCAAAACTAAAAGGGTCGGGGAGAAACAGCACATAGATAGGAAGTGTCGAGAGGTAGAAGTTAAGAGACATCAGTTCTTGGTGTCCTTACTCCTTAGCGGCTGACGGGTCGTCTGTCTTGACCTCTTGTAACTCCAAGTCGTTACTTGTGCCTGTGAAATTTAATATTAAGTTGAACATAAAGCTCATGCGTACAAACAAAGATTGTCAAACTAAGACACGCTCGTTAAGGGATGCTATCTGATAAAGACTGTCGGTGTGGTGTGTTGGGGGAAAACGAAATATCAACTTGTATCCTGCTGCACTGATGGAACCCTCAATGTGTTGGGCAGAGCGCAAAATACCAAAGCCTAGCACACCAGTGGGCCCTTGTCATAGATGCATGTAGCGTGGTATACATTATGTTCTACGTTAACAGTCTGTTCTGCAGGGACGCGATCAGGGGAACGGACTGCATGGGACTGgtgctagaataggatggatatcaGGCTAACACCCTAGAGCTTTCTGCGTGCATATATCCCTGTTTGTTTTGTAACATCCTCCAATTGTTGATAAGGTAGCTAGATACATACGTAATTCTGAATGTGTCGTGCCGTTATTTTGTGAGTGTGAGTCTACGGACGTGGTGGGTACcgttttcctcctcctcctcctcctgtctcATTTCGTCCAACATGGCGCTGGCCACGGGCGCCATCATGGCGGTAGTAGCCGTGTTACTGATCCACATAGACAGGAAGGCGGACACGCACATGAACCCCAGCATCAGCCTGCGGGTAGGGCGGGGGTGGGTTCGTAAAAAAGCAGAGAAAAAAACGTTGATAAAAGTTAGACACCCAGACAATAAAATACGCTAAATTTGATCTAGTTATTTGATTAACTGTCATTTAGCACGCCACAGCTCTCTGTGCAGGAGTAtaaagcccttgtcacacattGCCGACCATTgcttcccgaccttctccagaccatgggaGTTAGTTGGTCAGTGCCTTTGAAAGTCGTCTGCACGAGCCGACTAAGATATTAAGATGAGGAAAATGATATTCTGCTTGAATACGATTAGAGGAGCGAAGTGAAGCTAGAATAGGCTAGGATGGATTTCAGGATACTCCCAACCAAGCGACGACCTTGGTTAAGGAGTGGTCGGAAGCAAAGTTGTGGGAAGTTCATGAATTCGACTAAGCAGGAATGATCGTTAATATTAGAAACATGTTACGTTAGCCCTTTTATGTTGACAATTCGTGCTTTTTTAATTCCGTCCGTCTGAATCTTTTGCAATTTCTGCAAACCTTCCAAAACTCTGTATGTGACGTTTTCTTTCCGCAGCCTCTAATACGATCCTCCTAGATCTGTCTCGTACCATTTCGGTTCGGTGCCGAACAGCATGAGCGCCCTGAGCGCGAACCTCTTGTGTAAGTTCCACCTCTGCACGGCCGCAGCGAGCATCAGTCCC from Branchiostoma lanceolatum isolate klBraLanc5 chromosome 4, klBraLanc5.hap2, whole genome shotgun sequence includes these protein-coding regions:
- the LOC136433787 gene encoding Na(+)/citrate cotransporter-like, with the protein product MSFMFNLILNFTGTSNDLELQEVKTDDPSAAKERRRTTPIDDTAASSVEVIVENKEPAVVDEKTRRRRDRRDKGLLLCVCQAANIGGIASLTGTSPNLVCAREMDAQFPDGPGIDFATWFFFGFPTMVLCLVLAWLCLSFMYFGCSLCTGGCSCCQGRSRSRRQDAITKAYAELGPMTFAEGASLFHFALMVLLWFFRDLRFISLESGRPAGWTYFFVPGYFTDGAVCITVAFALFFFPSERPRFMCCRPSDDERTGPVPALLDWRSFSDRMPWFVPFIFGGGIALAGGVTASGLATWLGDQFSKVDGLPDWALLLVMCAAVAAFTEFATNSSGPSILLPILARMAERLCINPYYLMVPASISASFSFMLPVATMPNAIIYSYGKLTVLDMMKSGIWLNVLCLLVLMLTTHTLGIAVYGVDTFPSWATCLRDGVTSINTTMVTTQMT